The Flavobacteriales bacterium genomic sequence TCCAGCTCGCTCAGGTTGCGCGTGATGGTGGTTACCTCCGCATTGGTTTTTTTGTAGTTCATGGTCATACAGTTACACCTTGTTATTAGGCTTTGTTTCCGGCTTGCTTTCCTTGACTTCTGCCATCGACTTGCGGATACTCTCCTCCAGGCTTTTGGCTTCCTTCATGAATTTGCTGTTCGGGAAACGACTTGCAAAGTTACGATATTCTGTCAAAGCATCCTTATACCGTTCCAATTTCCTTCTTTCCGTACTGTTTGAGGCATACAGGTAGCTGGATTTTACCACCAGGAAATAGGTTTCTTCCTCGTATTCGCTCCCCGGGTATTCTTTGGCCACATTCTTCAAGGCAACCACAGCTGCCTTGTAATCCCTTGTTTTATAATACAGGTATGCGATGTCGAAAGCTTTTCTTTCCAGCTTGGTGCGCAACTTATCAATCAGCTCATTGCATTGTGCAACCCGCTCACTTTCCGGGTAACGGTCTATGAACAGCTGGAATTCATTGATGGCTTTTCGTGAATATTCCTGGTCCAGGCTGGATATGGGGGTCTGCAGGTAAATGCAGTATGCATACATGTATTGGATCTCCTCCGCTTTTGGACTGCGGGGAAAGGAATTCAGGAAGTTGTTGAAATGATGGGCCGCCATCAGGTAATCTCCGGTGGCATAATGACAGTATGCGTAATAGTAATAAACGTCTTCGGCTTTCATTGAACCCCGGAAAGCACTCAGCAGTTCTTCGAACAACGGCTGGGCCCGCATGTATTCATGGTCGTTATAGTACTTCAATGCCGCATCATACTTGGCATTCATGTCTGTACTTTTCAATATCTTCTGGTACTTGCTGCAGGCGGTTAACGCCGTAACTATATAGAGGAGGAACAGTCCCCGGCCAAAGGCATTTTTCAACATCATGCGGCAAAGATATAAAAGGTCATAGATTCAACAATTCCGAATCGGGTATTCCATGGTTTCCATCCGAAAGCCCGGTTTTTGTCCCGAGCGGATTAAAGTGTTTCTGAAATAACCTATAATAATGGGTTGGATTCCAGTGCGCTATTTCTTGGTTTTACTTCAGGATGTGTTAGAAACAAAATTTGTGGAGAATTATTATTAGACGTAGCTTTGCGGGTCATTAAAAATAGTCACACTGTGGATTTATTTGAGAAACTTAAAGTTAATGAAGCCCATCTGGGTAAGTATGCCCGGGACCATCAGGGGTATTTCATGTTCCCCAAACTCGACGGGGAAATAGGCAGCCGGATGACCTTTCGCGGGAAAGAAGTTTTGTGCTGGAGTTTGAACAACTACATCGGTTTGGCGAATCATCCCGAGGTACGAAAAGTGGATGCGGAAGCTGCCAAAGAATATGGGCTCGCACTCCCCATGGGTGCCCGCATGATGTCGGGTAACTCCAATAAACACGAACAACTCGAAGCTGAACTGGCCGCCTTTGAAAAAAAGGAAGATGCCATCCTCCTGAATTATGGTTACCAGGGCATGTTGTCTGCCATCGATGCGCTGCTGGATCGCAATGACGTGGTGGTGTACGACTCGGAATCCCATGCCTGCATCGTAGACGGGGTTCGTCTGCAT encodes the following:
- the bamD gene encoding outer membrane protein assembly factor BamD, with the translated sequence MMLKNAFGRGLFLLYIVTALTACSKYQKILKSTDMNAKYDAALKYYNDHEYMRAQPLFEELLSAFRGSMKAEDVYYYYAYCHYATGDYLMAAHHFNNFLNSFPRSPKAEEIQYMYAYCIYLQTPISSLDQEYSRKAINEFQLFIDRYPESERVAQCNELIDKLRTKLERKAFDIAYLYYKTRDYKAAVVALKNVAKEYPGSEYEEETYFLVVKSSYLYASNSTERRKLERYKDALTEYRNFASRFPNSKFMKEAKSLEESIRKSMAEVKESKPETKPNNKV